One Telluria mixta DNA window includes the following coding sequences:
- a CDS encoding alpha/beta hydrolase produces MKTRLLIATVIAYALAAPLHAQNDKMTPIAAPAQPDAIVLNTGPLPGAKAQESWHSQYGSVFARNVTVATLTPFLPDPAKATGAAVIVAPGGGFRTLSMNNEGWDVAKALADQGVAAFVLKYRLNQTPQDMGAFADEMAKMFSGASRPNRPPTDNPAVTLAPQIADARAAFALVRARAGTWHVDPDRIGMLGFSAGAMLTMATTLYGQDAKPAFIGDIYGPLAAVKVPADAPPLFVGLAADDPLFGNAGFGLIDSWRTAKRPVEFHLFEQGGHGFGMYQKATTSTGWFDAFSRWLGMHGYLKPKA; encoded by the coding sequence ATGAAGACCAGACTGTTGATTGCCACCGTCATCGCCTACGCACTCGCGGCTCCGCTGCACGCGCAGAACGACAAGATGACGCCCATCGCGGCGCCCGCGCAACCGGACGCCATCGTGCTGAACACGGGCCCGCTGCCGGGTGCGAAAGCGCAGGAGAGCTGGCACAGCCAGTACGGCAGCGTCTTCGCGCGCAACGTCACGGTTGCGACCTTGACGCCGTTCCTGCCCGATCCCGCCAAGGCGACGGGCGCCGCCGTGATCGTCGCGCCGGGCGGCGGTTTCCGGACGCTGTCGATGAACAACGAGGGCTGGGACGTGGCGAAGGCGCTGGCCGACCAGGGCGTCGCCGCGTTCGTGCTGAAGTACCGCCTGAACCAGACCCCGCAGGACATGGGTGCATTCGCGGACGAGATGGCGAAGATGTTCTCGGGCGCTTCCCGCCCGAACCGTCCGCCGACCGATAATCCGGCCGTGACGCTGGCGCCGCAGATCGCCGACGCGCGCGCCGCGTTCGCGCTCGTGCGCGCGCGGGCGGGCACGTGGCACGTGGATCCGGACCGCATCGGCATGCTGGGCTTTTCGGCCGGCGCGATGCTGACGATGGCGACGACCTTGTACGGCCAGGACGCGAAGCCCGCGTTCATCGGCGACATCTACGGACCGCTCGCCGCCGTCAAGGTGCCGGCCGATGCGCCGCCGCTGTTCGTCGGGCTGGCGGCGGACGATCCGCTGTTCGGCAACGCCGGCTTCGGCCTCATCGACAGCTGGCGTACGGCCAAGCGGCCCGTCGAGTTCCACCTGTTCGAACAGGGCGGACACGGGTTCGGCATGTACCAGAAGGCGACCACCAGCACCGGATGGTTCGATGCGTTCTCACGGTGGCTGGGGATGCACGGCTATCTGAAGCCGAAGGCGTAA
- a CDS encoding FKBP-type peptidyl-prolyl cis-trans isomerase, producing the protein MKLKPAVGACAALLVAVLSLAGCGGGGGGSSSSSVAVANPAQFSATDVVLGSGTEAATGKTVTVTYTGWLYSDTATDHKGTQFDSGTFSFVLGQKQAITGFDQGVTGMKVGGKRTLLIPSSLGYGASGSGAIPPNAGLVFDVALTAVQ; encoded by the coding sequence ATGAAACTGAAGCCTGCCGTTGGCGCCTGCGCCGCCCTCCTTGTCGCTGTCCTGAGCCTCGCCGGTTGCGGCGGCGGCGGTGGCGGTTCGTCGTCCAGCAGCGTCGCCGTGGCCAATCCGGCCCAGTTCAGCGCGACGGACGTCGTGCTGGGAAGCGGTACCGAAGCCGCCACCGGCAAGACCGTGACCGTGACTTATACGGGCTGGCTGTACAGCGACACCGCGACGGACCACAAGGGCACGCAGTTCGACAGCGGCACGTTCTCGTTCGTGCTCGGACAGAAGCAGGCGATCACCGGCTTCGACCAGGGCGTGACCGGCATGAAGGTAGGCGGCAAGCGCACGTTGCTGATTCCGTCCAGCCTGGGCTATGGCGCGAGCGGATCCGGGGCGATTCCCCCGAATGCGGGGCTCGTGTTCGATGTGGCGCTGACGGCGGTACAGTAA
- a CDS encoding HDOD domain-containing protein, with protein MISLTKFFEDVKLPTISAVAHALIETLDDDDASAKKVATIIARDPALTAKLMRLANSARFGSRRNVSSLDDAVSLAGMAHIRTLALATCFSDAFPSLPGLDSDEFWKSSMACAGYAKWLAGGIGLDGSEAWLAGMMLRLGELLIYQVAPTTFAEIEELPHLPGGRWEREQRLLGLSEGQITAELGRRWNFPDKIVRALENSSDPMAAHPFCQLGGIIHLASLLADTPSDDPAILDTLPAEVVDTLRLSREWMTVRFPSHASFSAEP; from the coding sequence ATGATCAGCCTCACCAAATTTTTTGAAGACGTCAAACTGCCCACGATCTCCGCGGTGGCCCACGCCCTGATCGAAACCCTCGACGACGACGACGCGTCCGCCAAGAAGGTGGCGACGATCATCGCGCGCGACCCGGCCCTGACGGCCAAGCTGATGCGCCTGGCAAACAGCGCCCGCTTCGGCTCGCGCCGCAACGTCAGCTCGCTCGACGACGCGGTCTCGCTCGCCGGCATGGCCCACATCCGCACGCTGGCGCTGGCCACGTGCTTCTCCGACGCCTTCCCGTCCCTGCCCGGCCTGGATTCCGACGAGTTCTGGAAAAGCAGCATGGCCTGCGCCGGCTACGCGAAGTGGCTCGCGGGCGGCATCGGCCTCGACGGCAGCGAAGCCTGGCTCGCCGGCATGATGCTGCGCCTGGGCGAACTGCTGATCTACCAGGTGGCCCCGACGACCTTCGCCGAGATCGAGGAACTGCCGCATCTGCCGGGCGGCCGCTGGGAACGGGAGCAGCGCCTGCTGGGCCTGTCCGAAGGCCAGATCACGGCGGAACTGGGACGCCGCTGGAACTTCCCCGACAAGATCGTGCGCGCGCTGGAGAATTCATCCGACCCGATGGCGGCGCACCCGTTCTGCCAGCTGGGCGGCATCATCCACCTGGCCAGCCTGCTGGCCGACACGCCCAGCGACGACCCCGCGATCCTCGATACCCTGCCGGCCGAAGTGGTCGACACGCTGCGCCTGTCGCGCGAATGGATGACGGTGCGCTTCCCGTCGCATGCGTCGTTCTCCGCCGAGCCCTGA